A portion of the Simkania negevensis Z genome contains these proteins:
- the metG gene encoding methionine--tRNA ligase, protein MSKKVLITAALPYANGPLHFGHIAGAYLPADCYARFQRLVGHDVLYICGSDEHGVPITLNAEMAGRTPQEHVDIFHHVIASFFKQLRISFDHYSRTTWDGHVHPTQQFFLDLLENGYIEPKVTEQLFSPADNRFLADRYVVGICPKCHTENARGDECPTCGASYEATDLKNPRSKLTGAELVLKPTKHWFLRFDLFKDKLTNWIKKKHWKSNVVNFAQNYIDDLKPRAITRDSDWGIPVPLDDAEGKVFYVWFDAPIGYISATMEWAQKVKNDPNAWEKYWLDPDTHYVQFVGKDNIPFHAIFFPAMVMGQNTPYKLVDELPANEFYNLEGKQFSKSTGWYIDLEDFFKKFSPDQIRYAIAANAPESQDSEFSWKDFQMRCNTELLGKYGNLINRVLVFTLKHFEGEIPSFGKMAYEDEKFLEEIEEKAKAIYQSYSHFQLRKASQLIMELATLGNTYFDAKKPWIAAKDPKLRGELGTTLACSLRILNVLALVSAPIIPETAEKLWKLLGYEKLLSTYHWQDVLEQGLPKTHTLKTPEVLFQKVEDEMIAAEIEALKKRAELSAPKPQKEIPPFKQLLDFEYFQQLDLRVGQILSVEPVPKSKKLLKLEVDFGIEKRTIVSGIAKGFPDTSVLIGKKATFVVNLKPVKLMGVESQGMLLVNGEAPRMELLELSNGFPGETVS, encoded by the coding sequence ATGAGTAAAAAGGTCCTGATCACGGCGGCACTCCCGTATGCAAATGGCCCACTTCATTTTGGACACATTGCAGGTGCATACTTGCCTGCGGATTGCTATGCTCGTTTTCAGCGCCTTGTTGGTCATGATGTTCTCTACATTTGCGGCTCTGATGAGCATGGAGTTCCAATCACTTTGAATGCAGAAATGGCAGGACGCACTCCCCAAGAGCACGTCGACATTTTTCATCATGTGATTGCAAGTTTTTTTAAGCAACTTCGGATCTCTTTTGACCACTATTCACGTACCACTTGGGATGGACATGTGCATCCAACCCAACAGTTTTTTCTCGATCTTTTAGAAAATGGGTATATCGAGCCTAAGGTCACTGAGCAGCTTTTTTCGCCTGCTGATAACCGTTTTTTAGCAGATCGGTATGTGGTTGGCATTTGTCCAAAATGTCATACCGAGAATGCAAGAGGGGATGAATGTCCAACGTGTGGCGCCAGTTATGAAGCCACTGATCTCAAAAATCCTCGCTCCAAACTCACAGGGGCGGAACTTGTATTGAAGCCGACGAAGCACTGGTTTTTACGCTTTGATCTTTTCAAAGACAAGCTCACAAATTGGATCAAGAAAAAGCATTGGAAGTCGAATGTTGTGAACTTTGCTCAAAACTATATCGATGATTTAAAACCTCGCGCCATTACAAGAGATTCGGACTGGGGGATTCCAGTTCCACTTGATGATGCAGAGGGGAAAGTTTTTTATGTTTGGTTTGATGCACCTATAGGTTACATTTCTGCAACAATGGAATGGGCGCAAAAGGTGAAAAATGATCCAAATGCCTGGGAAAAATATTGGCTCGATCCTGACACACATTACGTCCAATTTGTCGGGAAAGACAACATCCCTTTTCATGCCATTTTCTTCCCAGCGATGGTCATGGGGCAAAATACTCCTTATAAGCTTGTCGATGAATTGCCTGCTAACGAATTCTACAATCTCGAAGGGAAGCAGTTTAGTAAATCGACAGGGTGGTATATCGATCTTGAGGATTTTTTTAAAAAATTCTCTCCCGATCAAATTCGTTATGCCATTGCAGCAAATGCTCCTGAATCCCAAGATAGTGAATTTTCTTGGAAAGACTTTCAAATGCGCTGTAATACAGAGCTTCTTGGGAAATATGGAAATCTCATCAACCGGGTCCTTGTCTTCACTTTAAAACACTTTGAAGGAGAGATTCCTTCTTTCGGGAAAATGGCGTATGAAGATGAAAAATTTTTAGAAGAGATTGAGGAGAAAGCCAAGGCAATTTATCAATCCTACTCCCACTTCCAACTGCGCAAAGCCTCTCAGCTCATCATGGAATTGGCAACACTTGGCAATACCTATTTTGATGCGAAAAAGCCGTGGATTGCAGCGAAAGATCCAAAGCTCAGAGGAGAATTAGGAACCACACTTGCTTGCTCCTTACGTATCTTGAATGTTTTAGCTCTTGTTTCAGCTCCCATTATCCCAGAGACGGCAGAAAAACTCTGGAAACTTCTCGGATATGAAAAGCTCCTTTCAACCTATCATTGGCAAGATGTCCTCGAGCAAGGGTTACCGAAAACCCACACCTTGAAAACTCCTGAAGTTCTCTTTCAAAAAGTGGAAGATGAAATGATTGCTGCTGAAATCGAAGCTTTAAAAAAACGAGCAGAACTTTCTGCTCCGAAACCTCAAAAAGAGATTCCTCCATTTAAACAGCTCCTCGATTTTGAATATTTTCAGCAATTGGATTTACGTGTGGGGCAGATTTTAAGTGTAGAACCTGTCCCTAAAAGTAAAAAGCTACTTAAGCTAGAAGTGGATTTTGGAATTGAAAAACGAACGATTGTCTCAGGGATTGCAAAAGGATTTCCCGATACATCTGTGTTGATTGGGAAAAAAGCGACATTTGTTGTGAATTTAAAACCCGTCAAACTGATGGGCGTAGAAAGTCAAGGCATGCTTTTAGTGAATGGAGAAGCCCCACGAATGGAGCTTCTCGAACTTTCTAATGGATTTCCTGGAGAAACTGTCTCTTAG
- the recD2 gene encoding SF1B family DNA helicase RecD2, translating to MDQLSGYIENIVFSSEENGFTVARLKQPREKDLTTITGTMPGINPGETIHCRGKWKHHPKHGRQFEVESYELTAPVDVLGIQKYLESGMVKGIGPIYAKRIVEFFGVETLKIIDKFPYRLLEVPGIGEKRVQQIETCWDEQKSIRRVMIFLQSHKVSPSFARKIFKTYGEDSIEKVTENPYALARDIFGIGFKTADQLAQNMGIEKDASIRIQAGVEYVLWELSNDGHVCYPIELFLKDAEAILEVAPEKIRQEIDTLDEAKRIVKGEANKEPSIWIRPLFMAELGIARELKRIHDGECSIRSVLIDKAVEWAEEKLRMRFAKEQKIAIEKSLSEKLHVVTGGPGTGKSTITRAILSITSKLTDKITLAAPTGRAAKRLSEITYKKAFTIHSLLEVNFQEGGFKRNKDNPLKCRLLIIDEASMIDTQLMYHLLKAIPDETRVIFIGDIDQLPSVGPGTVLKDLIESERISVTRLKHIFRQGRGSRIVQSAHRINAGYFPELSYDAESDFNFLEIENPEEILTRTVSLIKKEIPQKFGFDPINEIQVLSPMKRGLIGIDNFNHILQKELNPQSMQLLRMGRIFQPQDKVMQIRNNYDKHVYNGDVGRIQEMDLEEQKLTVDFDGKTVSYDFSELDELMLAYAVSIHKYQGSECPCVIIPVHVSHFKLLFRNLLYTGLTRGKKLVLLLGTKKALAIAINTDNAQKRYTGLRELLSEAIQGQESEKSETILINP from the coding sequence ATGGATCAGCTCAGTGGATACATCGAAAACATCGTCTTTAGCAGTGAGGAAAATGGCTTTACTGTTGCACGGCTCAAGCAGCCACGCGAAAAAGACCTCACCACCATTACAGGCACCATGCCAGGGATCAATCCAGGCGAAACCATTCATTGCCGCGGCAAATGGAAGCACCACCCTAAACACGGACGTCAATTTGAAGTCGAAAGCTATGAGCTGACAGCTCCTGTTGATGTTCTAGGCATCCAAAAGTACCTTGAGTCGGGCATGGTCAAAGGGATTGGTCCTATTTATGCCAAACGGATCGTTGAGTTTTTTGGAGTGGAAACACTCAAGATCATCGACAAGTTTCCCTATCGGTTACTTGAAGTTCCTGGAATTGGTGAAAAACGGGTGCAACAAATCGAAACCTGTTGGGATGAGCAAAAGTCGATCAGGCGCGTCATGATCTTTTTGCAATCGCACAAAGTAAGCCCCTCTTTTGCTCGAAAGATTTTCAAAACATACGGGGAAGATAGCATCGAAAAAGTTACCGAAAATCCCTACGCACTTGCTCGAGATATTTTTGGAATTGGGTTTAAGACAGCTGACCAATTAGCGCAAAATATGGGAATCGAAAAAGACGCCTCAATTCGTATTCAAGCAGGAGTTGAATATGTCTTATGGGAGCTCAGCAATGATGGCCATGTTTGCTACCCCATCGAACTTTTTTTAAAAGATGCTGAAGCCATTTTAGAGGTTGCACCTGAAAAGATCCGCCAAGAAATCGATACGCTGGATGAAGCCAAGCGGATTGTGAAAGGTGAGGCAAATAAAGAGCCTTCGATTTGGATCCGTCCCCTTTTTATGGCAGAGCTCGGCATTGCCCGTGAACTCAAACGGATACACGATGGGGAATGTTCCATCCGGTCTGTTCTTATCGATAAAGCCGTCGAATGGGCTGAAGAAAAGTTGCGGATGAGATTTGCCAAGGAGCAAAAAATCGCCATCGAAAAGAGCCTTTCAGAAAAGCTTCATGTGGTAACTGGAGGACCTGGAACCGGGAAAAGTACAATCACAAGAGCCATTTTGTCGATCACTTCCAAACTCACCGACAAAATCACACTGGCTGCACCGACGGGACGCGCAGCCAAACGTCTTAGCGAAATCACCTACAAAAAAGCTTTTACAATCCATAGCCTGTTAGAAGTCAACTTTCAGGAAGGTGGATTTAAACGAAATAAAGATAATCCTCTCAAATGTCGGCTCCTCATTATTGATGAGGCAAGTATGATCGACACTCAACTGATGTACCATTTGCTAAAAGCTATTCCGGACGAAACACGTGTTATCTTTATTGGAGATATCGATCAACTTCCAAGCGTAGGTCCTGGAACTGTATTAAAAGATTTGATCGAATCCGAGCGAATCTCCGTCACTCGGTTGAAACACATTTTTAGGCAGGGGCGAGGTTCCCGTATTGTTCAAAGCGCTCACCGAATCAACGCCGGTTATTTTCCCGAACTTTCTTATGATGCTGAGAGTGACTTTAACTTTTTAGAAATCGAAAATCCTGAAGAGATTCTAACGCGCACTGTCTCTCTGATTAAAAAAGAAATTCCTCAAAAATTTGGTTTTGATCCGATCAATGAAATTCAAGTCCTCTCACCAATGAAACGGGGACTGATTGGAATCGACAACTTCAATCACATCTTGCAAAAAGAACTCAATCCTCAATCGATGCAACTCTTACGTATGGGACGGATTTTTCAACCTCAAGACAAGGTTATGCAAATCCGCAACAACTACGATAAACATGTCTATAATGGAGATGTAGGACGTATCCAAGAAATGGACCTCGAAGAGCAGAAGTTAACCGTTGATTTTGATGGAAAGACGGTCTCCTACGACTTTTCAGAGCTCGATGAGCTCATGCTAGCCTATGCGGTCTCCATCCATAAGTACCAGGGGAGTGAGTGCCCCTGTGTGATCATTCCTGTCCATGTGAGTCACTTTAAGCTCCTCTTTAGGAATCTCTTATACACCGGGCTCACCCGTGGCAAGAAGCTAGTCCTTCTCCTAGGGACGAAAAAAGCCTTAGCCATCGCCATCAACACGGATAATGCCCAAAAAAGGTACACAGGACTTCGAGAACTCCTCTCAGAAGCTATACAGGGACAGGAGAGCGAAAAGTCGGAAACAATCTTAATAAACCCTTGA
- a CDS encoding GNAT family N-acetyltransferase: MTKTNDAKKKPPLTIRKATLNDIPNIIDLSLKVYGQRDVYTEEQLLGHIHHFPEGQLVAEYNGQIVGYCASMIVLEQLAMQKHTWQQITGNGYCSTHNPKGDYLYGVDVFVDPDFRKMRIGERFYKMRHHLCKKFNLKGVIFAGRMSLLKQKIAEVKTPEGYLQAVLEKKIRDPVLNFQLRLGYKPLGILKNYLPLDDSSLGNAVHMIWKNPKESIEETLKRSGGFISSKTIRVASVQYLQRQIHSFEEFKSIVSYYVDVAHDYRADFLLFPELFALQLLSIANEKITPEQAIVQLTEYTEILKQFFSEIAVKYNVNIIAGSHPTKVADDMIHNIAYVFLRDGSVHEQAKIHPTPDEKYWWKIEGGNKLHVIPTDCGAIGILICYDAEFPELARHLADQGAHLIFVPFCTAERQGYLRVRYCAHARAIENQCYVVLAGNVGNLPQVKNMDIQYAQSAILTPCDFVFSRDGIAADSTPNTEMLILADLNLDALYESRVSGSVLNLNDRRHELFSVIWHQT; encoded by the coding sequence ATGACCAAAACGAATGATGCGAAGAAGAAACCGCCGCTTACAATCAGGAAAGCGACCTTAAATGATATTCCCAATATCATTGATCTTTCTTTAAAAGTCTATGGGCAAAGAGATGTTTATACAGAAGAACAACTCCTTGGTCATATTCACCATTTTCCAGAAGGACAGCTTGTTGCAGAATACAATGGGCAAATCGTTGGCTATTGTGCATCTATGATCGTTCTTGAGCAGCTAGCTATGCAAAAGCATACATGGCAGCAGATTACAGGGAATGGATATTGTTCGACCCATAACCCAAAGGGGGACTATCTCTATGGTGTTGACGTTTTTGTCGATCCGGATTTTAGGAAAATGCGCATTGGTGAGCGGTTTTACAAAATGCGCCATCATTTATGTAAGAAATTTAACTTAAAAGGAGTGATTTTTGCAGGGCGTATGTCCCTTCTAAAACAAAAGATAGCAGAAGTCAAAACTCCAGAAGGGTATTTGCAGGCGGTTTTAGAGAAAAAAATTCGTGATCCAGTGCTCAATTTTCAACTTAGACTTGGATATAAGCCGCTCGGAATTCTTAAGAACTATCTTCCATTAGACGATAGTTCTTTGGGCAATGCAGTGCATATGATCTGGAAAAATCCTAAAGAAAGCATTGAGGAAACGTTAAAACGGTCTGGTGGATTTATTTCCTCTAAAACAATTAGAGTCGCGTCAGTACAGTATTTGCAGAGGCAAATTCATTCTTTTGAGGAATTTAAGTCGATTGTTTCCTATTACGTTGACGTAGCGCATGATTATCGTGCTGATTTTCTGTTATTTCCCGAGTTATTTGCCTTGCAGCTTCTCTCTATTGCAAATGAAAAGATAACCCCTGAGCAGGCTATTGTCCAACTCACGGAATATACCGAAATCTTGAAGCAATTTTTTTCTGAAATTGCTGTAAAATACAACGTGAACATTATTGCAGGCTCACATCCGACCAAAGTAGCAGATGATATGATTCACAATATTGCTTATGTTTTTCTCCGTGATGGAAGTGTGCATGAGCAAGCTAAAATCCATCCAACCCCTGATGAGAAGTATTGGTGGAAAATTGAGGGGGGGAACAAATTGCATGTCATTCCTACTGATTGTGGTGCTATTGGGATTTTAATTTGTTATGATGCAGAATTCCCTGAACTTGCGAGACATTTAGCAGATCAAGGCGCTCATCTCATTTTTGTTCCTTTTTGCACAGCCGAAAGACAGGGGTATTTGAGAGTGCGTTACTGCGCCCACGCTCGAGCAATAGAAAATCAATGTTATGTTGTTCTTGCAGGTAATGTTGGTAACTTGCCGCAAGTCAAGAATATGGATATTCAATATGCACAAAGCGCTATCTTAACTCCATGCGATTTTGTTTTTTCACGAGATGGGATTGCTGCTGACAGTACTCCTAATACTGAAATGTTGATTTTAGCAGACCTCAACTTAGATGCTCTTTATGAGTCTCGAGTGAGTGGATCAGTTCTCAATCTCAATGACCGGCGCCATGAGCTGTTTAGTGTTATTTGGCATCAAACATAA
- a CDS encoding 2-oxoglutarate and iron-dependent oxygenase domain-containing protein, whose amino-acid sequence MRRSLKFFVLLAFIFCGKGVALEVLDLTVISYDDFSRGDSIALEKLEQALYTQGIVGIRGVPSYREKVLTLIETAREFSALPEEVKEAYAPQSEMFLGYERGKEKFQRPDGTWVIDDLKVSYYGLVPDRPQNKWPTELDLKGPFLELGQLMAEMGEEIMLKLGMIGVSTGIYLDETPRLGRMLYYCKDRRTDYENPLWCGDHFDHSMFTALVPAFYFENGKQVPEPPEAGLFVKVGKAFKKVIANDPEVMLFQVGEFGQLVMNDKIRATEHRVQKAAGNVERYAMALFTDAPMEAVIHSTSQLTKDSRYGGVAGAPCSYREWNDRTFERYIVRDE is encoded by the coding sequence ATGCGTAGGTCTTTGAAATTTTTCGTTTTGTTAGCTTTTATTTTTTGTGGAAAAGGGGTTGCACTAGAGGTGCTCGACTTAACTGTCATTTCGTATGATGATTTTTCAAGAGGGGATTCCATAGCTCTTGAGAAGCTTGAGCAAGCCTTATACACCCAAGGAATTGTAGGAATTCGAGGTGTTCCATCCTATCGAGAAAAGGTCTTAACCCTCATTGAAACTGCCCGGGAATTTTCTGCGCTTCCTGAAGAAGTGAAAGAGGCGTATGCTCCTCAAAGTGAAATGTTTCTTGGGTATGAACGGGGAAAAGAAAAGTTTCAACGACCTGATGGAACTTGGGTGATTGATGATTTAAAAGTGTCTTATTATGGACTAGTTCCCGATCGCCCTCAAAATAAATGGCCAACCGAGCTTGATTTAAAAGGTCCCTTTTTAGAGCTGGGCCAATTGATGGCTGAAATGGGGGAGGAAATCATGCTCAAGCTTGGCATGATTGGAGTTTCGACAGGAATCTATTTAGATGAGACTCCTCGTCTGGGACGCATGCTTTACTATTGCAAAGATAGAAGAACCGATTATGAAAATCCTCTTTGGTGTGGAGATCATTTTGACCATTCAATGTTTACGGCCCTTGTTCCTGCTTTTTACTTTGAGAATGGAAAGCAGGTTCCAGAACCCCCGGAGGCTGGTCTTTTTGTGAAAGTAGGGAAGGCATTCAAAAAAGTGATTGCCAATGATCCTGAGGTGATGCTGTTTCAGGTGGGAGAGTTTGGTCAGCTTGTCATGAATGACAAAATCCGTGCAACTGAGCATCGGGTACAAAAAGCAGCAGGTAATGTAGAACGGTATGCTATGGCACTCTTTACAGATGCTCCTATGGAAGCAGTCATTCACTCTACTTCGCAGCTCACAAAAGATAGTCGTTATGGAGGAGTTGCTGGAGCCCCCTGCTCTTACAGGGAATGGAACGATCGAACTTTCGAGCGTTATATTGTTAGAGATGAATAA
- a CDS encoding alpha/beta fold hydrolase, which translates to MPTIELQGKTCFYQDWGKGYPLLLGHSFLWDSAMWQPQIEELSKNFRCIVPDLWSHGQSDPLNASLTSIEVLADNYWELMQALKISEFAIIGLSVGGMWGTVLTLKHSKAVKALVLMDTFVGKEPAPTQQKYFGLLDFLEKEKAFTPALLTQIVPLFFSPVTLSQNPTLVEKFHQKLSMIPPETIDGIVTLGRAIFSRPCLLEQLENIQVPTLVVVGQDDIPRPPQEAWEMIERFPNSSLKIVPEAGHICNLEKPVEVTSYLSDFLKQHLPVLERLIHL; encoded by the coding sequence ATGCCAACAATTGAACTTCAAGGAAAGACTTGTTTTTATCAAGATTGGGGAAAAGGCTACCCTCTCTTACTCGGCCATAGTTTTTTATGGGATAGTGCGATGTGGCAACCCCAAATAGAAGAACTCTCAAAAAACTTTCGCTGCATCGTTCCAGACTTATGGAGCCATGGTCAATCAGATCCTCTCAACGCCTCTTTGACTTCTATTGAAGTTCTTGCAGACAATTACTGGGAGTTGATGCAAGCTCTCAAGATTTCAGAATTTGCGATCATTGGCCTTTCCGTCGGAGGGATGTGGGGGACAGTGTTAACGCTCAAACATTCAAAAGCAGTTAAAGCTTTAGTCTTAATGGATACATTTGTTGGAAAAGAACCTGCTCCCACACAGCAAAAATACTTTGGGCTTTTAGATTTTTTGGAAAAAGAGAAGGCCTTCACTCCAGCCCTTCTCACTCAAATTGTTCCTCTCTTTTTCTCTCCTGTAACTCTTTCACAAAACCCCACGCTTGTCGAAAAATTTCATCAAAAATTGAGCATGATTCCCCCTGAAACTATTGATGGAATTGTAACATTAGGAAGAGCGATTTTTTCCCGTCCTTGTTTACTAGAGCAACTAGAAAACATTCAAGTGCCAACACTTGTAGTGGTTGGGCAAGATGACATTCCTCGCCCTCCACAAGAAGCATGGGAAATGATTGAACGCTTTCCAAACAGCTCTCTAAAAATTGTTCCGGAAGCTGGACACATTTGTAATTTAGAAAAACCGGTAGAAGTGACTTCGTATTTGTCAGATTTTTTGAAACAACATCTACCGGTTTTAGAGCGACTTATTCATCTCTAA
- a CDS encoding NUDIX hydrolase, which yields MAKEDCFHLGVKALLFREKGEMLLLRLNPKKFDLTADGDQVIWDLPGGRINRGETPLDALRREIFEETGITEISEISPVTIDLTTIRVPTENGDCGVIYATYSCRLAQEETLSLSFEHLGYTWVVPEIAASLLPLDFPENLRAKLLDWNVERLEI from the coding sequence ATGGCAAAGGAAGATTGTTTTCATTTGGGTGTGAAAGCTCTTCTCTTTAGAGAAAAAGGAGAAATGCTCTTGCTTCGACTCAATCCAAAAAAATTTGATTTAACTGCTGATGGAGATCAAGTGATTTGGGATTTGCCAGGTGGGCGTATCAATCGGGGAGAGACGCCCCTTGATGCACTACGGAGAGAAATTTTTGAAGAAACAGGAATCACTGAAATCTCAGAGATTTCTCCTGTTACAATCGATTTAACAACGATTCGTGTTCCGACAGAAAATGGAGATTGTGGAGTGATTTATGCAACGTATAGTTGCAGATTAGCTCAAGAAGAAACTCTTTCTTTGAGTTTTGAGCATCTTGGCTATACTTGGGTGGTACCTGAAATAGCTGCATCATTACTCCCTCTGGATTTTCCTGAGAATCTCCGTGCAAAACTACTAGATTGGAATGTCGAACGACTGGAGATATAA
- a CDS encoding alpha/beta hydrolase family protein, producing the protein MRILLMIFLCLGLTKGYGIEDNIFLLELPDRIGGKVEIYMESPKMSFDQLLIFFHGAAGNKGLKGISTDWCTHWLDKGYAVAAISLPGYGGTSGQKDFCGPHTMLIVNEAVNHVKETLGVKDFGVIGFGQGGLAGALLSTMRDDVRLVVCTNGGYDFFRHMFPGDPLLDILREKNYEIDIQDLDSIEARSLCSQVAKLQAPLFLLHRRGHPTVSVEEVKDFAHAMNQARKECHLVICDEAEGEKISYEETLKATEAWVDAHMKLRCMIQFQ; encoded by the coding sequence ATGCGCATTTTACTCATGATTTTTCTATGTTTAGGACTTACAAAAGGGTATGGAATCGAAGATAACATTTTTCTGCTTGAGCTTCCAGATCGTATTGGGGGAAAAGTCGAAATCTATATGGAATCTCCCAAAATGAGCTTTGACCAACTCCTGATTTTTTTTCATGGAGCAGCTGGAAACAAAGGGCTTAAGGGAATTTCGACTGATTGGTGCACTCATTGGCTTGATAAAGGGTATGCAGTAGCTGCCATTTCCCTTCCAGGATATGGAGGAACTTCAGGGCAAAAGGATTTTTGTGGCCCCCATACTATGCTTATCGTCAATGAAGCGGTCAATCATGTCAAAGAAACTCTAGGAGTGAAAGATTTTGGTGTGATTGGATTTGGACAAGGGGGGCTTGCCGGCGCACTTCTCTCTACAATGCGAGATGATGTCAGGTTGGTTGTTTGCACTAATGGAGGATATGACTTTTTTAGGCATATGTTTCCAGGTGATCCATTACTCGATATTTTGCGAGAAAAAAATTATGAAATCGATATTCAAGATTTAGATTCAATCGAAGCTCGTTCCCTTTGCTCTCAAGTCGCCAAGCTTCAAGCTCCTCTCTTTTTACTCCATCGAAGAGGGCATCCTACGGTTAGTGTTGAGGAAGTTAAAGACTTTGCTCATGCGATGAATCAGGCCAGGAAAGAATGCCATTTGGTTATTTGTGACGAAGCTGAGGGCGAAAAAATTTCGTATGAAGAGACATTAAAAGCAACCGAAGCCTGGGTCGATGCCCACATGAAATTGAGATGCATGATTCAATTTCAATAA
- a CDS encoding class I SAM-dependent methyltransferase: MHDSISISEENGLNLLTDEDLKVYSVGISTAGSAEKMMVLGHPRRQVIATTIDPKGKDFAEEIFQKAGLAERVKVKLEDVSKSLTYEDESFDFIYARLVLHYLPKSSLDGALHELYRVLKKGGKLFVVVRSIFCEEIKEHYVAYDDATCMTTYESNGKLIQRYFHTLDSISSHLRKASFKLLSTSIYDEKLCSDFFRKIPSKYRDTLIEVVSEKV, from the coding sequence ATGCATGATTCAATTTCAATAAGCGAAGAAAATGGTCTCAATCTTCTTACTGATGAGGATTTAAAGGTCTATAGTGTTGGAATTTCAACTGCGGGATCAGCTGAAAAGATGATGGTTTTGGGCCATCCAAGACGGCAAGTGATAGCAACGACAATTGATCCAAAAGGAAAAGACTTTGCCGAAGAAATTTTTCAAAAAGCAGGTCTTGCAGAGCGGGTGAAGGTCAAACTAGAAGACGTGTCAAAGTCTCTGACGTATGAAGATGAGAGTTTTGATTTCATCTATGCTCGTCTTGTCCTTCATTATTTGCCTAAATCTTCCTTAGATGGTGCGCTTCATGAACTCTATCGAGTCTTGAAGAAAGGGGGAAAGTTATTTGTTGTGGTGCGATCAATTTTTTGTGAAGAGATTAAAGAGCACTATGTTGCGTATGATGATGCAACTTGTATGACGACCTATGAATCAAATGGGAAGTTGATTCAGCGTTATTTTCACACTTTAGATTCTATAAGCTCTCACCTTAGAAAAGCGAGCTTTAAGTTGCTTAGTACCAGTATTTACGACGAAAAGCTCTGTAGCGATTTTTTTAGAAAAATACCTTCAAAATATAGAGACACCCTCATTGAGGTTGTCTCAGAAAAGGTTTGA
- a CDS encoding antibiotic biosynthesis monooxygenase family protein, with amino-acid sequence MFAVIYRGVVKREKEAAFRKAWHVVAAFFVESRGALGSSLHRSDEGVWVAYSRWPDRKTRDASWPREEEEINETFPLHVKEAIQELKTCFENEEPQICMELLDEVKKSKG; translated from the coding sequence GTGTTTGCAGTGATTTATCGTGGCGTTGTGAAAAGAGAAAAAGAAGCAGCGTTTCGCAAAGCTTGGCATGTTGTGGCGGCTTTTTTCGTGGAAAGTCGGGGAGCTCTAGGGTCGAGCTTACATAGATCAGATGAAGGAGTGTGGGTAGCCTATTCACGTTGGCCCGATCGAAAAACGCGTGATGCTTCATGGCCAAGAGAAGAAGAAGAGATCAATGAGACGTTTCCGCTACATGTGAAAGAGGCGATTCAAGAGCTTAAAACTTGCTTCGAAAATGAAGAGCCGCAGATTTGCATGGAGCTTCTTGACGAGGTCAAGAAAAGCAAGGGTTGA